The sequence CTATGTAGACCCAGAATCATTTTGGGcctaaaaaattatatagaCTAGGTTTTGTTCTTCTATTCCGCAGCTAGCAGCccctaaaaatttatattaacatTTTAAGTATTGTCATGGGTTGGGTATTCCATATTCCGAATAAGTGTAAAACGAAGTTAGTTAAAATGTGATATAGATTTTAAGccttaattttgaaataaactTTATCTTGATCATCTTATATCcagaaaattagtttttttaacTTAATAGATTTTTTGTTATAACTAATTTGATattactaaaatattttataaattaaattcttCCTAAATTTTATAATctgattaaattaattttttaccaATATATAAGAAAGCTATGTCTTCTATTTGATACAGTCAATTCCATGtcaattattattatctttTAATGAGATCCATGTTTGTACTGTACAAGGATTGCATGGTTAGGAGTTGGTGTGGTCTATTGGTAGCCAAGATACTGATATAGTTAAACATATGGATATTATCATAATGAGTCAACGGGGCGGGCCAACTCGCAACCCATCAAAATCGGTCGGTCGGCAGGACGGAACAGACCGACCCACTATTTAGGCGGGCTGAGAAATTATCAACTCAATCCGTCTATTTGGCGATACGAAACAGGTCGACCTGccaatttttagttatatttaGCTGGTTGACCCGCAACCCACCACTTGACGAAGCGAGGCGGGGCGGTCAACAATTTAGACGGGTTAAAAATTTGTCAATCCAACCCGTTTATACTCTATATAGGGAGTGTTTTGGAGAGCTTTTGCTTAATTAAAAGTGTTTTTTGTAGAGCTTATTTAAAAGTTGATGAGAAGCTAAAGCAtgtagtgtttggaaatagaAGTTTGAAGGTGCTACAAGCTTAAATTTGGTGTTTGTTGAATAATTGCTTCTAAACTTAATTTTTTACTTAAATGACAATCATAcccttttttaattaataatttaatttttgattctcacatcataaaaaatatgtttatatattattattacattatttttgtatcaaaaatattttatttttttataacattAATGCTTTACAAAATAtacaatattaattaaaaaaatataaaaatttataatatttgtaaaaaaatcCAAGATATCTACAAAAAAATCCAAGAAGATGCAAATATACAAATATACAAGATATCTAAAAAAATCCAAGGAAATGCcatattttttggaaaataattattgttaATAACAatgtaaaatttttgaaaaaatctaAATTAGTTAAACgacattttataattaaaaaaaaactgaataTTCAAAACTAGAAGAAACCAAATTTGATTTACATTATACAAATATTTCAATcattaaaaattacaaaaaatctCCATACTTTTGCttgaaatttttcaaaaactgTAGAAGTCCTTCACAAAAATATATgcaatctataataataaaaaaaatgaagatgATCAAAACTAGAGAAACCAAATTTGatgttcaatttattgtattgaAAAAAGGGATACCGATCCTTCCAAATGTAATTGATGCACATATATCATCCCTCAATTTTTCCATGGTCTCATCTGATGGTTGACCATAAGAAACTGTGTTGTTTGCACCATTTTGTTCAATATCATCATTTCTATTATTTCTTCTTAAATCAGCCTCCAAAAAATCTTCATCCCTTGCATCCATTTTTCTGATAAAATTGTGTATTGCCATTGTAGCCGGCACAAGTGCAACCTGGTCTGACCAAGAAATATTGACTGGCATGTTACTCATGATTTGAAACCTTTTCTTCCATACACCAAAAGTACGTTCAATGGTATCACGCAGAGATGAATGCAAGTGATTGAAGACCTCACGATGATTGTTGTATGAAGAGGCACGCTGAAAATCTGGAATGTGATATTTTTGCCCTTTATACGGAGCTAGAAATCCCAATATATTAGGATATCCTGCATCAACTAGATAATATTTACCCCTAGGTGGCATTGGAAAGTTCTTTGATGCATCTTTAATAGCGGAATAGAAAACTCTAGTGTCGTGAGCACTCCCTTCCCAACCAGGCAACACAAATGTAAAACACATATCAAAATCACATGCCACCATTACATTTTGAGTTGGACTACCTTTTCTGCCAATAAATGGAACTTGCAAGTGGCACGGTATTGATGCTTTGATGTGAGTACCGTCAATTGCACCAATACAATCCTGAAAATTTGTGTAAGAAAGCAGATATGAACCATGGAAAAAAAACATTTGATAAAGATGATATATTCAAGAAAAGTTATGATCATTTACCTTAAAATGAGGGAAATATCGAGAGTTTTCTTGAATATATGGATGAGTTGTGTTGTGATCAGAAAATGGCCTTATCCAATCGAGAGACATCTTTGTACAAGATTTCAGAACGTTATGAAAGGACATACTAATAGTATAACCAGATCGTTGAAAAAACTCTTGTACTTGTCTGTTCCCTTCACATACACCGACTATCATCATGAAAGTTGCCAATTGCTCTTCAACAGTCACACTTCTTGTAGGTTTCAAGCCATAATTGTCCACTAAAATTCCGCATAAGTAAAAAAATACCTCTTTATGCATTCTAAAAGATTGGTGACAACGACGAGGATTTCCATTTAGTATCGACATCAATGAAGCCCATCCACTATATTCACGATCATAACATGGAGTCTTAAGCAAATATTTCTCACAATATATTGTTGATCCAACTGTTAACGCAAATAACAATTTTTTTCTCCCCTTAGTGGGTGGGTTTGAACTAGTACCTTCAATGTCTTCGGTGCTCATGAAGTCGTCTAACTCTTCAGAACCCGAGGAAGGAGAAATGGAATCCAATCTACCGTCTGAGTCACTCTCTAAGTCACTATCTGACATTTTCAAGCTTCCtgtaaaatgaaaaatataccAATTAGTGGTATTCCTTCCCTAAGACAAAAAAGTGTTCTGGTCCAATACGAAGGGCAAAGTAAATGCTAGCTGCAAATACAGAgaaatataaaacaaaaaagaaacatATAAGAAGTAATTCAAGAGTAAAATGACTTGAAATTTCATTAACTAAATCTAAAACACTGCGAGAAGTGAACGTTAACAATAttcaaacaaaacaaacaatagAAATTTCCCAACATATCTCACTCTTACCAAGATTCATAACTCTTTACAAACACGAAAGCTGAAAATAACAACTAGATTGACAATTGTTTTAATCATCCGATGCCTTCAAGGCTACATAagctatttaaaattaaaatattgtttaaatccTATTTAAATGATGCTCATCCAAAAGAAGCATTGTCATTATGGTATGATTCTCCACGTGATGCATGAGCTGAAATAATTGAAGTAGTCCTTCTTTGCATGTCTCTTTCCATCTGATCTTGCAACCACTTTAGCCGTAAATCATCTCTCTTGATAGTTAAAAATAACTCTCTAACAGCAGGTTTCAAAAACAACCGTGTTGCATACATCCACAAACTACCACCTTCTTCAATTCCAGACATACAATCTAAAATTTCCATGCAGTCTTTGATAGTGTACTGTCCCACATTTCCATTTGACACCCGAGATGATTGTGATTCACTCTCTATTGTATTAACCATCCGCTCTAGACACTTTGCAATTTTTTCTGCAGTTGATGTTTTCTTTTGCCTTTTATGACGAACAGGAGCAGAAAACAGGTTTTTTCTAAGGTTACTTCTTCTAGAAGAACCACTCTCCATGTTGGTTTGTTGTGTGTCATTTGTTTCAGTTGTATGGTCAATGCCGGATCTGTCAATCTCACTAGAATGTATATTGTCATCAGTAGGCTCATCTTGTAAGTGTGGTGGCATTATTCCAGAGCTTGGTGCCCATATACTGTTCCCTGAAGCTACAACATCTGAAAATAGTAGATGTTGATCAGCAACTAGTATAGGTCCTCGCTCTCTGAACTTGGCAGCTTCAGGATGTtcctaataaaaatataaaattacatattcatgtgttaaagtaagcaagcattaaaacagtaaaatatatcataaaaatttcatattttttaaaCTCACTTGTATCTTTCGTTGCCACCACTCAGGAGTTGCATCCACAGTTCCCTTTTCATGGTTCCAACCTAGTCCAGTCTCTCCTCTCAATAATGTTTTCCAAAGACCCCATTCTTTCTTCAAGCCATCCCAACGATTTTTTAATTGTATCTTTGAATACTTAAGGTTCGTACAAACTTCAAATTTACAAATCAAATTTTCCCAACCAGTCCTGTTGAAGTGAGTACCGGGCCTGTTCCCTGCTTGAAGCTCCTCTACGCATATTCTAATAAATGCCTCAGTTTTTGCACGATCCCAACTTGCCTTCCCAATATGCTCATTAATTCTCATATTTTGTTGTCTACTAGAATCAATGCTTTGAGATGGTTGTGATAATGGTTGTGACCGTGGTTGTAATAATGATTGTGAATGCATCTCAAAATTAGAATCAGAACTTCTAGCCCAAGGCATTTGGGAATCCATTACTACACATCATAAATCAAACAATGGTGGCTGAATGCATTAAAATATGTGGTAAAAAATATGCCAACATCCATGGAATACTAATAAATCAAAAGAAACATTATATCAACTACATTAATGTTTGATCCTTCTGTCCATTCCTTAAAcgagattcttaaattaaatcatATCCAAAATTAGCTCTCGAGTATTTATGTTCATAATAATTTATTCAGCCTACTCATTATTCCTTCCACCAAATCCCTATATTAATCACAAATTAATCCATAATCAAATCTagctattaattattaaatcaaacatta comes from Henckelia pumila isolate YLH828 chromosome 4, ASM3356847v2, whole genome shotgun sequence and encodes:
- the LOC140861135 gene encoding L10-interacting MYB domain-containing protein-like, which produces MDSQMPWARSSDSNFEMHSQSLLQPRSQPLSQPSQSIDSSRQQNMRINEHIGKASWDRAKTEAFIRICVEELQAGNRPGTHFNRTGWENLICKFEVCTNLKYSKIQLKNRWDGLKKEWGLWKTLLRGETGLGWNHEKGTVDATPEWWQRKIQEHPEAAKFRERGPILVADQHLLFSDVVASGNSIWAPSSGIMPPHLQDEPTDDNIHSSEIDRSGIDHTTETNDTQQTNMESGSSRRSNLRKNLFSAPVRHKRQKKTSTAEKIAKCLERMVNTIESESQSSRVSNGNVGQYTIKDCMEILDCMSGIEEGGSLWMYATRLFLKPAVRELFLTIKRDDLRLKWLQDQMERDMQRRTTSIISAHASRGESYHNDNASFG